Genomic DNA from Desulfurivibrio alkaliphilus AHT 2:
CGAGGGGGTCAGTCTGCACAGTCGGGATATCCGCAAGTCAACCGGGCCGTTTGCGATCTTGCAGAACTCCTCGTTGCGCCGACCGTTCATGGAAGATCTCTCGGCTTTGATGCGTGATTTGCCGTATGAAGTGTTCATTGTCGGGATCCACAAGCAGAAATTGCGTGACCGCTATGTCCGTGCCGAAAATCCCTACGAACTGGCACTGACCTTTGCAATGGAGCGTTTGCTTTACTGCCTGGAACAGCGTGAGCAGTCGATATTGCCGATCATTGCCGAGGCGCGCGGAACCAACGAAGACAATGCCCTGAAGGCGGCTTTTTTCGACCTGATCAGTAATGGGACGCGATACATCGGGAAGGGCAGATTCGAGAGGATGGTGTTTCCGCTCAGGTTTCACAATAAGCGTAAAAACATCGCCGGGATTCAACTTGCGGATTTGTGCGCTCATCCTGCGGCTCGACACATACTGAAGCCGGAACAGCCGAACCAAGCGTTCGCGATAGTCAGGAACCATCTGTATGGCGGCAATGGGAAGGTTAACGGCTGGAAGGTGTTCCCCTGAAAACGAAAACGGGCAACTCCTTTCAGAGCCACCCGCCGACCGAGAATTCCCAGTCCATGGGTAGTTTGGATATTTAGAGAGAAAAAGTCAAGAAAAATATCCGCAAAAATAATGGAAATCGGCGACCCTGCCCGGGGTGGGCCGCAAAGGTTCGGGGAATGATCGGGTAAGGCTTGGGGGTGGGCATGTCGTTGAAACTGGAGCGTGTTGAAAATGATTATTGCTGAATTGCTCAAGGCCGATGAGGGCAAAAACCT
This window encodes:
- a CDS encoding DUF3800 domain-containing protein, with amino-acid sequence MSEQQGHTEYIAFLDECGDHSLTKIDRDFPIFVLSLLLVKRTDYRDVILPTINALKLKYWDHEGVSLHSRDIRKSTGPFAILQNSSLRRPFMEDLSALMRDLPYEVFIVGIHKQKLRDRYVRAENPYELALTFAMERLLYCLEQREQSILPIIAEARGTNEDNALKAAFFDLISNGTRYIGKGRFERMVFPLRFHNKRKNIAGIQLADLCAHPAARHILKPEQPNQAFAIVRNHLYGGNGKVNGWKVFP